The Meiothermus ruber DSM 1279 genome includes the window TGCTGCCGGCGCCCGGCCACACCCTGGGGATGCAGGTGGTGGAGCTGGCCTCGGAAGGGCAGCGGCTGGCCTACACCGGCGACCTGGTGGCCCTGCGGGTGCAGACGCCGCTCCTCTACATCCCGGCCTTCGACCTCTACCCCATGACCACCCTCGAGACCCGCAAAAAGCTTTACGCGCGCTGGCTCGAGGACGACTACCTGCTCTGCTTCACCCACGAGCCGGGGCCGCCTATGGGCCGGCTGGTGCGGGGTGAGAAGGGTTATCAGGCCGAGGCTGTGGAATTCTGAACCGCGGGCTTGCGCTCCACCAGGGTCAGGATGTCGTAGAGGGCCACGGTCTTGCCCTCCTGGTTGAAGATCTCCACCGCCCAGGTCACCACCCCGGTGGGCCGCTCGCCGGGCTTGGGGTCTTTGGCGCTTTTCGACTTGACCGTGAGGCGGGCCTGGATGGTATCGCCGATGCCCACCGGCTCGATAAACCGCAGGTGCTCGAGGCCGTAGTTAGCCAGCACCGGCCCCGGCGCCGGGCTCACAAACAAACCCGCCGCCGCCGAGATCAGGAAGTAGCCGTGAGCCACCCGCTTCCCGAAGATGGAGTCTCTGGCCCCAATCTCGTCCACGTGGGCGTAGAAGTAGTCGCCGGTGAGGTTGGCGAAGTTCACGATATCGGCTTCGGTCACGGTGCGGCGGTGGGTCAGGAGGCTTTCGCCAATCTCCAGGTCTTCAAAGTACTTGCGGAAGGGGTGCACCACATCCTCGCGCACCTTGGCCCCGCGCACATACTCGTTGCTCAGGGCCACCAGGGTGGTGGGGTCGGCCTGCACCGCGCAGCGCTGGAGGTAGTGCTTGATGCCGCGCACCCCGCCCAGCTCCTCGCCGGCCCCGGCCCGGCCCGGCCCGCCGTGCACCAGCAGCGGCAGGGGAGAGCCGTGGCCGGTGGACTCCTGGGCGTTCTCGCGGTTGAGGATGAGCATGCGCCCGTGGTGGGTGGCGCAGCCGAAGAAGAGGGTGCGGGCCTCCTGCCGGTTGTAGGTCACGATGCTTCCCACCAGACTGCCTTTGCCCCGCCGGGCCAGGGCGATGGCCTCGTCCAGGCTCCCGTAGGGCATCAGGGTGGCTACCGGGCCGAAGGGCTCGAGGTCGTGCGCCCCGCTCTCCCAGGGCTTGGGGCTGTAGAGCAGGGTGGGGGGCATAAAGCCGCCTTTTTCCCAGTCGCCGCCCAGAAGCTCGGACGAACCCTGGAAGGCCACCTCGCAGCCCTGGGCCTTGAGCTGCTCGAGCACGCCCTGCACGTCCCGGCGCTGGGCCGCCCCTACCAGCGGGCCCATCCGCACCTCAGGGCGGCGGGGGTCGCCCAGGGTCACCTGGGAAAGCGCCTGCTTGAGGGCCTCCAGCACGGCCTCCAGTTTGTCTTTGGGGACGATCACCCGGCGGATGGCGGTGCACTTTTGCCCGGCCTTGACGGTCATCTCCCGCGCCACTTCCTTCACGAAAAGCTCGAACTCGAGGTCGCCCGGCTCCACGCTCTGGCCCAGGATGGCGCAGTTCAGGCTGTCGGCCTCCATGTTGAAAGGCACCGCGTGGGCCACCAGGTTGGGGTGCACCTTTAGCTTGCGTCCGGTGGCAGCCGAGCCGGTGAAGGTGACGCTGTCTTGCTCGTTCAGGTGCTCGAACAGGTCACCGATGCCGCCGCAGATGAGCTGGATGGCCCCCTCCGGCAGAATCCCCGACTCGATCATGGCCCGGAAGACCGCCTCGGTCAGGTAGGCGGTCTGGGTGGCCGGCTTGACGATGGCCGGAACCCCGGCGATAAGCCCCGGGGCCAGCTTCTCCAGCATCCCCCAGACCGGGAAGTTATATGCGTTGATGTGCACCGCCACGCCCTCCCTGGGCACCAGGATGTGCCGCCCCAGAAAAGTGCCCTGCTTGGAGAGCGTCAGAGGGTCGTCCTCGACCAGGAAGCGCTCGTTGGGTAGCTCGCGCCGGGCCAGCGAGGAGTAGCTGAAAAAGGTGCCAAGGCCCCCGTCAATGTCGAACCAGCCATCGTACTGGGTAGCCCCAGTCTTGTAGGAAAGCGCGTAGAACTGCTCCTTGCGGGCCTGCAGATACTGGGCCAGGGCCCGCAGCATGGCGGCTCGTTCATGAAAGGTGTACTTGCGCAGGTTGGGGCCGCCCACCTCGCGGGCGTAGCGCACCATCGCTCCGAAATCCAGCCCCTGGCTGCTTACCAGGGCCACCGGCTCGCCATACACCGCATCGGTAACCAGGGTGCCGTCGTCCGCGCCCTGTTGCCAGGCTCCGACCGCGTAACTGTGGAGTTTCATGTCTGTTATTCTAACAAACGCTTGTTCGCAAAAAGCGGTGGGGGCAGTATGGTTGCTTTCCAAAGCCGTCCTGAAGGCTTGGAGAAGGGAAACTATCCTTGAGGTGATGTCATGGCAGGTGGCCGAAAAAAGCTGTTAGTGTTCCAGCACCCTACGCACCGCCTCCAGAACCCGCCTGGCGTCCGGGCGGTAGAAGTTTTCCACCGCGCTGAACGGGGGGTAGGGGGCGTCCCAGCCGGCCACCCGCAGGATGGGGGCTTGCAGGTAGTCCAGGGCCTCCTCGGCGATGCGGGCGGCGATTTCCGCGCCAAAGCCCCCCGTGCGCATGGCCTCGTAGACCACCACCGCGCGCCCGGTTTTCTGCACCGAGGCCAGGATGGTGGGGGTGTCCAGGGGTATTAGGGTCTCGAGGTCCACCACCTCCAGCTCCACCCCCTCCCGCGCGGCCACCTCGGCGGCCTTGAGGCAGACCTCCACCATCCCGCCGTAGCAGAACAGGCTGGCGGCGTTGCCCTCCCGCACCACCCGGGCTTGGCCCAGGGGTAGGGTGTAGTAGCCTTCCGGCACCTCGGCCTTCACGCCCCGGTAGAGCTTGATGGCCTCCAGGAAAAACACCGGGTCGGGATCTTCGATGGCCGCCAGCAGCAGTCCCTTGGCCCGCTCGGGCGAGGAGGGGATCACCATCTTGACCCCCGGCACGTGGGCCAGGATGGCCTCGGGGCTGTCGGCGTGCTGCTCAGGGGTTTTGACCCCGCCGCCGTAAGGGGCGCGGATGACCATGGGGATGGTAAAGCGGCCCCGGGTGCGGTGGCGCATCCGGCCCAGGTGCGAAAGAATCTGGTCGAGGGCGGGGTATAAGAACCCGGCGAACTGTATCTCGGCCACCGGGCGCAGCCCGGCCATGGCCAGCCCAATCCCGAAACCCACAATTCCGCTCTCGGCCAGGGGCGTATCGAAGACCCGCTTTTCGCCGTACTTTTGCGCGAGCCCGTCCGAGGCCCGGAACACCCCGCCCATGGTGCCCACGTCCTCGCCAAAGAGCACCACCCGTTCGTCTTTGGCCAGGGCCAGATCCAGGGCCTCGTTGATGGCCTGCACGTTGTTCAGGACTCGAGTACCACGCTCTGCAATCATGCTTCCCCCCGCAGATACTTCCAGGCCGCTTGCTGGTCGGGCTGCATCTTCTGGTAAACCTGCTCCACAATTTCCCACGGTTTGGGTTCCGGGGCCCGGTCGGCCTCCTCGACGGCGGCTAAAAACTCGGCCTCGAGCGCCTCGGTTAGCGCTTCTTCCTGCGCCTCGCTCCACAACCCCAGGTGCAACAGGCAGTTTTTCATGCGCAGAATGGGGTCGCGCTTGAGCCAGCGCTCGGTTTCCTCCTCGCTGCGGTAGCGGCTGGGGTCGTCGGAGGAGGTGTGGGGGGCCACCCGGTAGGTCAGGGCCTCGATCAGGGTGGGGCCACCACCGGCCCGGGCCCGGTTCACGGCTTCTCTGGCCACGCTCCAGACCGCGACCAGGTCGTTGCCGTCCACCGTCACCCCTGGAATTCCGTAGCCCTGGGCTTTCTGGGCGATGCGCTGCACCTTCGTCTGCTTGTAGGTGGGCACGCTGATGGCCCAGCCGTTGTTCTGCACCACCACCACCAGGGGGGCCTCAAAGACCGCGGCGAAGTTCAGACCTTCGTGAAAGTCGCCCTCGGAGGTGCCGCCGTCGCCAATGAATACCGCCACCACGGCGTCCTTGCCCATAAGCCGCTGGGCATGGGCCACCCCGGCGGCCTGAGGGATCTGGGTGGCGATGGGGATGTAAAACTGCACCATGTTGACGTTGGGCGGTGCACCCCAGCCAGCCGGGTCGGCCCGCCAGCTCAGGATGAGCTTGCTGATGGGCATGCCAAAGGTGAGAGCCGCCGCACTCTCGCGGTAGCTGGGCAGCAGCCAGTCGTAATCGGGGCGCAGGCAGAGGGCCACCCCCACCTGGGCGGCCTCCTGACCGCGAAAGGGCGGGTAGACCCCCAGCCGCCCCTGCCGTTGCAAGACCAGAACGCGCTCGTCAAAGTGGCGGGCCCGGCGCAAAGCCCGGTAGCCCTGGAGGAGCTCTTCGGGGCTGAGGGGTAAGTCCCGTAGGGGTCGGCCTTGATCATCGAGGTACTGAATTGTGTCCACGTTGATTAGTTTAGCCCATGATGGCCGCTGGGAAGTCCATGCCGGTGTGTATAGCAGATAGATTTCACAAGCAAAATATAGTGAAAAAATACACAAAAGCGGTCAGCGCTGATGCAGGGGCTGGCCCCTTTATCCCAGCCTAAGGGGTGACCTGCTTCAGGTAATGCCCCAGGCGCTCCAAAGCCTGCTCGATCTCGTCGCTGGTTTTGCAAAAAGCCAGGCGAAAGAGCCCTTGGGGAGCGGGGTTGTGCAGGTAGAAGGCCGAGCCGGGAATAATGGCTACCTTAGCCTCGCGCACCAGGGTCTGGGCCTCGAGCCCCGGCAAAAGCGCGGTGAGGAAGTAGGTTCCGGCAGGGGAGAAGGTTTTGAGCCCCAGCGATCTTAGGCCCTGCTCGAGCAAGTCCTTGCGCCGGCCGTAGCTCTCGCGCAGCGCCTGGTAAAAGCCCTCTTTGCGGGCGATGGGCAGGGCTTCGGCCACCGCGGCCTGGAGGGGGGCGGCCGAGCAGAAGCTGCTCCACTGGCGCATACCCGCGACCTGCGGGGCCAAGCCGGGGGGTGTGACAATCCAGCCGATGCGCCAGCCGGTGGCTTCCAGACGCTTGCCGGCCGAGCCCACCGTGAAGACCCGTTCGGGGGCGAGCTCACGGAACCGCACCGGGGGTTCCCCAAAGTAGAGTTCGTCGTAAACCTCGTCGCTGATAATCCAGAGGTCGTGTCTGCGGGCCAGCTCCACAATGCGCTGGGCCTCGGCGCGGGAAAAGACCGAGCCGGTGGGGTTGTAGGGGTTGGTGAGCAGGATGGCCTGGGTGCGTACCGAAATGGCTCGCTCGAGCGCCGGTAAATCGACCTCCCAGCGCTCGGTAAGCTGCATGGGAACCATTACCGGCTCGGCCCCGGCGATGCGGGCCTGAGGGATGTACACATCGAAATAGGGCTCGAGCATCACCACCTCGTCGTCCGGGCCGTAGAGTGCTTCAGCCAGCGCGTGCAGGGCCTCGGTGCCCCCCGCGGTGATGATCACGTCCTCGGGCGAAACCCCCAGGTCTTCGGCAACGGCCTCGCGCAGGCGCGGTAGGCCGATGGGCGGGGTGTACTGGTCTACGCTGCCGATGGCGCGCCGGGCGGCCTCTAGAAGAAAATCAGGTGGGGGGTTGGAGGGAAAGCCCTGCCCCAGGTTGATAGCCCCGTGCTGCGCGGCCAGGCGGCTCATCTGGGCGAAGATGCTCTCCCTGGAAAGCTGGGTACGGGGGTGAAGATGCGCCATGGGTGATGAAAAGTCTACTGCATGCTGCGCCTAGCGAATGGGCTTGCAGGCTCGGGCCAGTGTCTTGCCGGTGCGCTCGCTCATCAGCAGGGCTTCTTCGGTGGCCCCCGAGCCCTTGACCCACCAGGAGGCCCGCCCATCGGAGTATTTGACCCCCGAGGCGGCCTCGACCTGGAACAGCGGGCCGTAGGTCTGACGGTTGAACACCACCCCCACCCGGTCGAAGCCGTTTTGATAAACCGCCCGAACCTGGAGGCCCCCGGCGCAGCGGTAGGTGCGCTGCACAATATCGGTGGACTGGGCCAGACCGATCAGACCAACAAACCAAACCAGCAAGATCCATGCGCGCATATGCCCTCCATTAGGCCGTGAGCAGCTTTATGTAGTCCTCCAGCTTAAGGCTGGCCCCCCCGACCAGTCCCCCATCAATGTTGGGCTGGGCAAAGAGGGCCGTGGCGTTCTCGGGCTTGACCGAGCCGCCGTAAAGGATGCGCATCTGCCCGGCAAAGTCCGCACCGTAGCGGCCTTCCAGCCAGCCACGAATGGCCTGGTGCATGGCCTCGGCATCCTCGGGGGTGGCGGTTTTGCCGGTGCCAATGGCCCAGACCGGCTCGTAGGCAATCACCAGATGCTGGGGTGAGGCCGGGTTGACCCCTTGCAGGCTCCCCTCGAGCTGCTGCAGGGTGTACTCGACATGGCTTCCGGCCTCGCGCACTTCCAGGGGCTCGCCCACGCACAGGATGGGGGTGATGCCCTGCTCCAATAGACGCCGGGCTTTTTCCGCTACCAGCGCATCCGACTCGGCGTGGTAGCTGCGCCGCTCGGAGTGGCCCACGATGGTGTATTGGCAAGCCAGATCGGCCAGCATTTTTGCTGAAACCTCGCCGGTGTAGGCCCCTTCGGTATGGGCCGAGACATCCTGCGCGCCCCAGTGCACCCCATGGCCCTCGAGGACTTCCGCAGCATAGGGCAGATGGGTAAAAGGTACCAGCAGGGCCGGTTCGGCCTGGGTCTGGGGTAGGTGGGCGGTCAGGTCGCGAAACCACATCCGGGCTTCGGAGGGGGTTTTGTGCATTTTCCAGTTACCGGCTACGAGTCGCTTGCGCATACGTGTCCCAATCATACGGTACGCAAGGCTAAATTTTGTTCTCGACCCCCGGCCCATGGGCTTTACCCCTCAAACCTGACGGAATTACAACCTACCGACAAAAAAACGGTAGACTTTGACTATGATTCAAAGCCACATCAGCCCCAATGAGCGCGAATCGAGTGCTTTCAAGCAAAACAAAGATGCCTGGGTGCGGCTAATTGCCGATTTTCGCACCTCGCTGGAACAGGTGCGGCAGGGTGGGGGCCCCAAGGCGGTGGAGCGCCAGCACGCCAAGGGGCGCCTGACCGCCCGTGAGCGCATCGCACGCCTGATTGACCCGGGAAGCGAGCTCGAGGAAATCCTGGGCTATGCGGGCTGGCAGATGTACGCCGACTGGGGAGGGGCGCCGGGCGGCGGGGTGGTAACCGCCATCGGCAAAATTGCCGGTCGGGACTGGATGATCATCGCCAACGACGCCACCGTAAAGGCCGGGGCCTTTTTCCCCATCACTGCCAAAAAGGTGATAAGGGCCCAGACCATCGCCCTCGAGAACCGCCTGCCCACGGTCTATCTGGTGGACTCGGCGGGGGTTTTCCTGCCCTTGCAGGACGAAGTATTCCCCGACCAGGATGACTTTGGCCGCATTTTTTACCTCAACGCCCGCATGAGCGGGTTGGGTATCCCGCAAATTTCGGCCATTATGGGCAACTGCGTGGCCGGGGGGGCCTACCTGCCGCTCATGACCGACGTGCTGATCATGACCGAGGGCTCGGGGCTATACCTGGCCGGGCCGGCCCTGGTCAAGGCAGCCATCGGGCAGGAGGTGGACTCGGAGGCGCTGGGCGGTGCGCGTATGCACGCCGAGGTCTCCGGCACGGTGGACTTCTACGAACCCGACGACGAAGCAGCCATTGCCCGCATACGTGCCCTGGCCGCGCTGTACGCCCAGCCGACCCTGGCCCCCTGGGCCGCAGAGCGCAAAAGCGAGGTGGAGCCCTTTCACCCGCCCGAGGATCTGTACGGCCTGGTATCACCCGACGGCAGCAAGCCCTACGACGTGAACGAGGTGATCGCCCGGCTGGTGGACGGCTCGGAGTTCCACGAGTACAAGGCCGGTTACGGCCAGACCCTGGTGTGCGGGTATGCCCGGCTGGGCGGCTTCCCGGTGGGGATCGTGGCCAACCAGCGGCTGGTGATCAAAAAGCCCGGCAAGATCGAGGTGGGGGGGGTGATCTACGCCGAAGCCGCCGACAAGGCCGCCCGGTTTATCCTCGAGGTCAACCAGCGCTTCATTCCCCTGTTGTTTTTGATGGATGTGAGCGGCTTTATGGTGGGCAAGGAGTCGGAGCAGCAGGGCATCATCCGGCGCGGGGCCAAGCTGGTGAATGCGGTCTCCAACTCGGTGGTGCCCAAGATTACCCTGATTACCGGGGGTTCCTTTGGCGCGGGCAACTATGCCATGGCCGGCAAGGCCTATGCCCCCCGTTTTATCTACGCCTGGCCCTCGGCCAAGTACGCGGTGATGAGCGGCAACGCCGCGGCCAAAACCCTGATGGAAATCGAGCTTGCCAAGCTCGAGCGCGAAGGGCGCAAACCCAGCGAGGAAGACCTGGTCGAACTCTACGAGCGCATCAAGGCCCGCTACGAGGAGACCCTCGACCCCCGCTACGCCGCGGCCCGGCTCTGGGTGGACGAGGTGATCTTCCCCCACGAGACCCGCCAGCGCCTGATCCGGAGCCTCGAGGTCTGCGCCCTCAACCCGGTGCGTGAGGCCATGCAGATCGGGGTGTTTCAGGTTTAGCGGCCCCAGCTTGTGGCTAGCCGTGGTTGGTTGTTTTTTGCCTGAAAGGCTTAATCTGATCTTAATAAAACGCTGAACGTACGATGACAAATATATACTAGCCGCGGGTTCAGACCCAAAAGCAACCTACATCCCTGGAGGTTCGTAGAGATGAATCGTCTAGCTTGGATCGTGCTGTTGGTGTTGCTGGCGGCCTGCGGAAACCGTGCGACCCCCGATAACCTGGCCCCGGTGCTGGGGCTGGATAACCCCAACGTTATCCAGGGGCAGTACATAGTGGTCTATAAAGACGATGCCAACGTACTGCCCACCTTGCAAAGCCTGAAAGCCGCTCTGGAAGGGGGTGTAACCCTCCAGCGGGAGCTGGAAAGCTTGGGGCTGGCGCCCGACGCCAGGGTTGAGCAGGTTTACACCGCTGCTTTGCAGGGGCTTGCGGCCAGGCTGTCCCCTGAGAATTTGGCCGCACTGCGCCAAGACCCCAGGGTGGCCTACATCGAGGCCGACCAGGTCATGAGCATCAGCGCCACCCAGACCGGTGCGACCTGGGGCCTGGATCGCATAGACCAGCGCACCCTACCCCTCAGCGGTACCTTCACCTACAGCAACACGGGCAGCGGCGTGAACGCCTACATCATCGATACCGGTATCCGGGTGAGCCACAGCGAGTTTGGCGGTCGGGCCACGGCGGTTTTCGACGCTATTGGAGACGGCCAGAATGGCAACGACTGCAACGGCCATGGCACCCATGTGGCTGGAACGGTAGGCGGCACGGTCTACGGCGTAGCCAAAAGCGTGCGGTTGTACGCGGTGCGGGTGCTTAATTGCAGCGGCTCGGGCAGCAACTCGGGCGTAATTGCCGGGGTGGACTGGGTGCGGCAGAATGCCCGGAGGCCAGCGGTAGCCAACATGAGCCTGGGTGGGGGGGTCTCGAGCGCCCTCGATACCGCGGTTAGCAACGCCATCAATGCCGGGATTACCTTTGTGCTGGCGGCTGGGAACAGCAACCGCGATGCCTGCCAGTTCTCACCTGCGCGGGTAGCGGCGGGTATTACCGTGGGGGCCACCACCTCTAGCGACACCAGGGCCTCGTACTCCAACTACGGGAGCTGCCTGGATCTCTTTGCGCCTGGCTCCTCCATTACCTCGGCCTGGATTAGCAGCAACACCTCGATCAATACCATCAGCGGAACCTCGATGGCCGCGCCCCATGTGGCTGGGGTGGCAGCCCTTTACCTGCAAAGCAACCCCACGGCCAGCCCGGCCACCGTGCGCAACGCCATTGTGAGCAACGCGACGGTGGGCGTGGTGAGGAGCGCCGGGTCGCGTTCGCCCAACCTGCTGCTCTACAGCAACTACTGATCCCCCTGCAACCGCCCGTCCTTGCAAGGACGGGCGGTTTTTTGTGTTCTTAGTGGGGCTCGAGCTCTTCCAAGGCTTTTACGAGCTGCTCGAGGCTGCTAAGGTTGTGGATGGGTAAAAAGTCGTCTATGAAGGGCATGGCCGCCACCAGGCCGCGGGTCAGGGGCTGGTAGCCGGGGGTGCCCAGGAGCGGGTTGAGCCAGATCAGGCGGTGGCAGGACTTTTGCAGGCGCTCCATCTCGAAGGCCAGCAGTTCGGGTTCGCCCTGATCCCAGCCGTCGGAGATGACCAGCACCAGTGCGCCGCGCCCCAGCACCCGCTTGGCCCAGTTCTGGTTGAAGCTGTGCAAGCAGGCTCCAATGCGGGTGCCGCCCGACCAGTCCTTAACCTGCCGCCCTACCTCGCTTAAAGCAGCATCCACACTGCTTTTTTTGAGGGTACGGGTGATGCGGGTCAGGCGGGTGCCAAAGGTGAAGCACTCCACCTGGCGCACCCCCTGGCGGGTTTGCACCAGCGAAAAGGCGTGCAAAAAGTGCAGCAGCATCCGGGCATAGCGCTCCATAGAGCCCGAGACATCGGCCAGAGCCACGATAGGACGGGGTTTGCGCTTGCGGCTGCGCCGCTCGAGCTCAACCAGCTCGCCCTGGTGCTTTAGGGAGCGCCGGAAGCTTTTGCGCAGGTCGAGTTGCTCCTTACCGCCGGCCTTTAGGCGGCGGGTGCGCCTTTTGGGAGGGTTCCAGGCCAGGCCGTACAGCAGCCTGCGGGCGGCCTCGAGCTCGGCCTCGCTCATCTGGTCGAAGCGTTTTTGCTTGAGCACCTCGGTCTCGGAGAAGGTCAGGGCCCGATCCACCACGGGCTGGGGTTGCTTGCTGCTTTGCTCGGAGGAACGCGGTTCGCGCCCTACCTCGCCGGGCCGGGCCTTGGGGTCTTTTTTGGGCGGGAGGGGGGTCTGGTGGAGCAGCTCTGTCGGGAAGCGCTCCAGGCCCAGGTATTGCCAGAATTGGCGAAAGGCTTCGGCAAACTTAGCCCGGTCTTCCTGCCGGGTTAGCAGGGTGCTCTGGGCTGCGTAGAAAAAAGCCTCCGGGTCGAAGATGGAAATCTCCCCCAGGGCCCTGGCAAAAGTGGCGGTCTGCCCCGGTGTAACCACGATGCCCGCATGCCGCAGGCTCCGGGCAAAGGCCACCACGTGGCTGAGTAGCTGGCTGGTGGATACCGTCATAGCACGCTGGACATCTGGGCCCGGGCCAGCAGGTCGTGGGCCTGCTGTTTAGCCTTGACCACATCGTCCTGGTACTTGAGCAGCACCCCCAGGGTCTCCTCGATCACCTCGAGGGAAAGCTCGGTCTGGCCCAAAGCCAAGAGCGAGGAGGCCCAGTCCAGGGTCTCGGCCACGCCGGGGGCTTTGTAGAGATCTTGCTGGCGCAAGGCCTGAACGAAAGCCACCGCCTGCTGGGCCAGCTTTTCCGGTACGCCGGGTACTTTTTCCTGCACGATGCGGTATTCTTTCTCGAAGCTTGGGTAGTCAATCCAGTAGTACATGCAACGGCGCTTCAGGGCATCGTGAATCTCGCGGGTGCGGTTGGAGGTAATCACCACCACCGGCGGCTGTTGGGCTTTGAGGGTGCCCACCTCGGGCACGGTAATCTGCCAGTCCGAGAGGAACTCGAGCAAAAAGGCCTCAAACTCCTCGTCGGCCCGATCCAGCTCGTCAATTAGCAGCACCGGGGCTTTGCCGTTGGTGCTTTCCAGGGCCTGGAGCAAAGGCCGTTTGAGCAGGAACTCCTGGCTGAACACCTCGTGGCGCACCTTCTCCTGGTCGCGCTCGCCGCTGGCCTCCAGGAGCCGGATCTGCATCATCTGGCGGGCGTAGTCCCACTCGTACACCGCGCTGCTGATGTCCAGTCCTTCGTAGCACTGCAAACGAATTAGACGGGTGGAGAGCACCTCGGCCAGCACCTT containing:
- a CDS encoding vWA domain-containing protein, whose amino-acid sequence is MTVSTSQLLSHVVAFARSLRHAGIVVTPGQTATFARALGEISIFDPEAFFYAAQSTLLTRQEDRAKFAEAFRQFWQYLGLERFPTELLHQTPLPPKKDPKARPGEVGREPRSSEQSSKQPQPVVDRALTFSETEVLKQKRFDQMSEAELEAARRLLYGLAWNPPKRRTRRLKAGGKEQLDLRKSFRRSLKHQGELVELERRSRKRKPRPIVALADVSGSMERYARMLLHFLHAFSLVQTRQGVRQVECFTFGTRLTRITRTLKKSSVDAALSEVGRQVKDWSGGTRIGACLHSFNQNWAKRVLGRGALVLVISDGWDQGEPELLAFEMERLQKSCHRLIWLNPLLGTPGYQPLTRGLVAAMPFIDDFLPIHNLSSLEQLVKALEELEPH
- a CDS encoding S8 family peptidase → MNRLAWIVLLVLLAACGNRATPDNLAPVLGLDNPNVIQGQYIVVYKDDANVLPTLQSLKAALEGGVTLQRELESLGLAPDARVEQVYTAALQGLAARLSPENLAALRQDPRVAYIEADQVMSISATQTGATWGLDRIDQRTLPLSGTFTYSNTGSGVNAYIIDTGIRVSHSEFGGRATAVFDAIGDGQNGNDCNGHGTHVAGTVGGTVYGVAKSVRLYAVRVLNCSGSGSNSGVIAGVDWVRQNARRPAVANMSLGGGVSSALDTAVSNAINAGITFVLAAGNSNRDACQFSPARVAAGITVGATTSSDTRASYSNYGSCLDLFAPGSSITSAWISSNTSINTISGTSMAAPHVAGVAALYLQSNPTASPATVRNAIVSNATVGVVRSAGSRSPNLLLYSNY
- the paaZ gene encoding phenylacetic acid degradation bifunctional protein PaaZ, translated to MKLHSYAVGAWQQGADDGTLVTDAVYGEPVALVSSQGLDFGAMVRYAREVGGPNLRKYTFHERAAMLRALAQYLQARKEQFYALSYKTGATQYDGWFDIDGGLGTFFSYSSLARRELPNERFLVEDDPLTLSKQGTFLGRHILVPREGVAVHINAYNFPVWGMLEKLAPGLIAGVPAIVKPATQTAYLTEAVFRAMIESGILPEGAIQLICGGIGDLFEHLNEQDSVTFTGSAATGRKLKVHPNLVAHAVPFNMEADSLNCAILGQSVEPGDLEFELFVKEVAREMTVKAGQKCTAIRRVIVPKDKLEAVLEALKQALSQVTLGDPRRPEVRMGPLVGAAQRRDVQGVLEQLKAQGCEVAFQGSSELLGGDWEKGGFMPPTLLYSPKPWESGAHDLEPFGPVATLMPYGSLDEAIALARRGKGSLVGSIVTYNRQEARTLFFGCATHHGRMLILNRENAQESTGHGSPLPLLVHGGPGRAGAGEELGGVRGIKHYLQRCAVQADPTTLVALSNEYVRGAKVREDVVHPFRKYFEDLEIGESLLTHRRTVTEADIVNFANLTGDYFYAHVDEIGARDSIFGKRVAHGYFLISAAAGLFVSPAPGPVLANYGLEHLRFIEPVGIGDTIQARLTVKSKSAKDPKPGERPTGVVTWAVEIFNQEGKTVALYDILTLVERKPAVQNSTASA
- a CDS encoding acyl-CoA carboxylase subunit beta, encoding MIQSHISPNERESSAFKQNKDAWVRLIADFRTSLEQVRQGGGPKAVERQHAKGRLTARERIARLIDPGSELEEILGYAGWQMYADWGGAPGGGVVTAIGKIAGRDWMIIANDATVKAGAFFPITAKKVIRAQTIALENRLPTVYLVDSAGVFLPLQDEVFPDQDDFGRIFYLNARMSGLGIPQISAIMGNCVAGGAYLPLMTDVLIMTEGSGLYLAGPALVKAAIGQEVDSEALGGARMHAEVSGTVDFYEPDDEAAIARIRALAALYAQPTLAPWAAERKSEVEPFHPPEDLYGLVSPDGSKPYDVNEVIARLVDGSEFHEYKAGYGQTLVCGYARLGGFPVGIVANQRLVIKKPGKIEVGGVIYAEAADKAARFILEVNQRFIPLLFLMDVSGFMVGKESEQQGIIRRGAKLVNAVSNSVVPKITLITGGSFGAGNYAMAGKAYAPRFIYAWPSAKYAVMSGNAAAKTLMEIELAKLEREGRKPSEEDLVELYERIKARYEETLDPRYAAARLWVDEVIFPHETRQRLIRSLEVCALNPVREAMQIGVFQV
- a CDS encoding alpha-ketoacid dehydrogenase subunit beta, with the translated sequence MIAERGTRVLNNVQAINEALDLALAKDERVVLFGEDVGTMGGVFRASDGLAQKYGEKRVFDTPLAESGIVGFGIGLAMAGLRPVAEIQFAGFLYPALDQILSHLGRMRHRTRGRFTIPMVIRAPYGGGVKTPEQHADSPEAILAHVPGVKMVIPSSPERAKGLLLAAIEDPDPVFFLEAIKLYRGVKAEVPEGYYTLPLGQARVVREGNAASLFCYGGMVEVCLKAAEVAAREGVELEVVDLETLIPLDTPTILASVQKTGRAVVVYEAMRTGGFGAEIAARIAEEALDYLQAPILRVAGWDAPYPPFSAVENFYRPDARRVLEAVRRVLEH
- the tpiA gene encoding triose-phosphate isomerase, with protein sequence MRKRLVAGNWKMHKTPSEARMWFRDLTAHLPQTQAEPALLVPFTHLPYAAEVLEGHGVHWGAQDVSAHTEGAYTGEVSAKMLADLACQYTIVGHSERRSYHAESDALVAEKARRLLEQGITPILCVGEPLEVREAGSHVEYTLQQLEGSLQGVNPASPQHLVIAYEPVWAIGTGKTATPEDAEAMHQAIRGWLEGRYGADFAGQMRILYGGSVKPENATALFAQPNIDGGLVGGASLKLEDYIKLLTA
- a CDS encoding pyridoxal phosphate-dependent aminotransferase, translated to MAHLHPRTQLSRESIFAQMSRLAAQHGAINLGQGFPSNPPPDFLLEAARRAIGSVDQYTPPIGLPRLREAVAEDLGVSPEDVIITAGGTEALHALAEALYGPDDEVVMLEPYFDVYIPQARIAGAEPVMVPMQLTERWEVDLPALERAISVRTQAILLTNPYNPTGSVFSRAEAQRIVELARRHDLWIISDEVYDELYFGEPPVRFRELAPERVFTVGSAGKRLEATGWRIGWIVTPPGLAPQVAGMRQWSSFCSAAPLQAAVAEALPIARKEGFYQALRESYGRRKDLLEQGLRSLGLKTFSPAGTYFLTALLPGLEAQTLVREAKVAIIPGSAFYLHNPAPQGLFRLAFCKTSDEIEQALERLGHYLKQVTP
- a CDS encoding MliC family protein, whose product is MRAWILLVWFVGLIGLAQSTDIVQRTYRCAGGLQVRAVYQNGFDRVGVVFNRQTYGPLFQVEAASGVKYSDGRASWWVKGSGATEEALLMSERTGKTLARACKPIR
- the pdhA gene encoding pyruvate dehydrogenase (acetyl-transferring) E1 component subunit alpha, whose protein sequence is MDTIQYLDDQGRPLRDLPLSPEELLQGYRALRRARHFDERVLVLQRQGRLGVYPPFRGQEAAQVGVALCLRPDYDWLLPSYRESAAALTFGMPISKLILSWRADPAGWGAPPNVNMVQFYIPIATQIPQAAGVAHAQRLMGKDAVVAVFIGDGGTSEGDFHEGLNFAAVFEAPLVVVVQNNGWAISVPTYKQTKVQRIAQKAQGYGIPGVTVDGNDLVAVWSVAREAVNRARAGGGPTLIEALTYRVAPHTSSDDPSRYRSEEETERWLKRDPILRMKNCLLHLGLWSEAQEEALTEALEAEFLAAVEEADRAPEPKPWEIVEQVYQKMQPDQQAAWKYLRGEA